The bacterium genome includes the window GTTTTCCACAATCAATTTCTACCTATTTCTATAAATTTCAATCTATTTCTATTATCTTATCTCCATATCACTCTTATCTCCTTATCCCCTTTCTTACACTTTTGATATATAGCCTGAACGGTTACAGTTTAAGATTATTATTCTTCCCTTACCTTAAAAATGTAGTAACCGTTCACCGCAGAGACGCAGAGGAACAGAGAAGATATGGAAATAAATCAGATAACAGAAAAGATTATTGGTGTAGCCATTGAAATACTTATGACCTGCTTGCCGAATGTTCAGCCGGCAAGCCAGATTTGTTAATCCATCCCTGATTTTCATCAGGGCAAGTTTAATGTTGTTGGACTCAAGAGCTTGCACTGATGAAAATCAGGGATGTTAAGCCTATCGTAAATAAATTTTAATTTTCTTCTCTGCGTCTCTGTGTCTCTGCGGTGAACGGTTACAAATTCGTGAATCGTGTCCGTTTTCCGTGTCCGTAATTAGGCTGAAGGTTTTTTCTTCCTGTTGTCCTCTGCCTTCTGCCCTCTGTATTTATCCGTGTTAATCCGTGTTGATCAGTGGCTGAATAATTACTGTAAATTCAATATTCAAAGTCTATCTTCAACTACCGTTAGACCCCAACTCCTCTTGCAGATTGAGACAGAACTTCAGCAACCCAGGAACCGATATTTTTTCTATCCTTTTCAGCTGCAAGAATGACTTTGCGATGTTCCTCAGGTGATAGTCTAATAGTGAACCGTCCAGAAAATGGTTTTTCAGGTTTCTCTCTTCGCTCCACACAAAAAGACAAATAATCCTCAATCGAATCCTCAAATGCCTTACGCAATTCCTCAACTGTTTTTCCTTGAAAAGTGATAACATCTCGAATGTTTATTACCTCTCCATGAAAAATATTAGATTCACTATCAAACTCGACCTGACCCAAATAACCCTTATATTCCATCATAGTTCCACCTCTGATTCGGTTAAAAATCGACGCATGGAAATCACTGTTCCTTTATCTGTTTCTTTCCGGGGATGTGGTCGATGAAACACAGCACGCACTCCCTTGAGAGCAATACGTATTCGTGAGCCTCGCCCTTCACTGATTTCCGCCCCACAAGCCACAAGCAGACTTTCAATATCAGCCCATGGGATATTAGCACGGACTGGCTCTGTAAAAATGGCTTGTAAAGTTTTTCTATGTTTTGATTTCATAACCGTCCTATAACTTAATTACTCAAACGTAACTATTCAGCCATAGATGGACACAGATGAAACATTGAAAATTCGTAAATCGTGTCCGTCTTCCGTGTCCGTAATTAGGCTGAAGTTTTTTTCTTCCTGTTGTCCTCTGCCTTCTGTCCTCTGTATTTATCCGTGCTAATCCATGTCCATCAGTGGCTGAATAGTTACAAGTAGTATAACATAGGTTTCAGGTTATGTCAAACTAAATTTCCTGGCGGAGGAATTCTCGGTAAAAAATTAGATAGAGGCTCATTATTCCTTATTTTTCTCTCAAAATATTTCGACCTGTGCAGGTAGAAAATTAAGGAAGCAGATTTTTAATAGTAAGCGGATTTAACGGATTTAGCGGAAAAAGAAATAAAAAAAATCCGCTCAATCCGTTTAATCCGCTTACAATAAAAAATGTAATCTGTTTAATCAATTATCCTTTTATTTCTAATTGCACAGGTGGAAATTTTACTTGACATCTATATTAAAATTTGATACACTAAAGTTGGAAGATACAATTTAATCAATTACCAAAAGGGGGAAGAAAAAGATGTTAAGAAAGATTTTATATCTATCAATTTTTATTTTTTTGTTACCATTTTTAGCCTTTGGTGAGGAAACCACTTCCTCAATTATCACGGTGGGTAAGGTCTACACAAAATGGAAAGGATTTTTAAACATACCTTTCTGGACAGATGCAAGTGTTTCTTTTAATGGAATTTCCCCGGTTACTTTACCCAAAGAGGTAACTGCTTTTCAAATCGGGTTAGATTGGCGTGGTGAAAATGAGACTCGCGCATCTCAAAAATGCACCATTATTACCCGCATTGAGGCAGAAACTTATCCTAACTCAGGCAAGTGGACACTTTTATTTGAAGAGGCAAATGAAATGATAGGTCGAGGAGGAGTAATTGAGGAAAGACCTATTGTAACCAGAAATATCCCGCAGGAAAAACCAGAAGTAAGGTATAAAATTACGGTTAGAGCGACTATGCCGCTTGGGCAAGAACAAAAACCTGAGATTACTTATCTAACCGTGCTCCTTACCTCAAAGGCATATACGACTTACACCTCTATCCCGATTCTTCCTATAATGCTCCTTCATGACCCTAATGGTGATGAGAGTTACATTACTCTACAACCAAATACCTCCATTTCTCACTTATTAAGTATTAATTTAGCCGGGCTGGAGGCAAAAATAGAAAACCAACAAAAGGTGTTTTTTGAAACACAAAAGGCTAAAATAGAAATTAATCCTATGTCAGAAAATACAGTAATGATAAATTTCATCTCTAAAGAGGCGATAACCTCCGCTGTTTCAAAAGACCCTTGTTTAATTGGAACGGGTCTTGGAGATACTTATGTGGTGATTAAAGATTTACCCATAAAATTTAACTTCTCAAAGGCATTTACTCCATTAGGGGAAGAGAAAAGGGCTTTTTCCTGCTGTATCGTTAGTCCACAGGAGGCTGGACTTTCTCCAGAAAGAGGATTTGATGTTGTCTTAATACCAGCCGCAGCTTTGCGTTCTTACGATAAAGAGTGTCCAATCTTTGGCAATTGGGGACAATTAGGATTAGATGACCAGATGAGACAACAATTGATAGAGATGAATATAGGGTGGGATAATATGGTCTCTCCAGAGGAAAAAGATGATGTTATTGACCTCGGCGAGGGATATTTAAACTTTAAAGACCAAACAAGAAAAGATTACACTCAAGTCTATTTGAACAAGGTTAGTTTTTTTTCAGAGATGGTCATAGAGCCCTATTTTGCAACAACAGCAGGGATTCCTGTCTCAAGAGATAAGATGCTTACCGCAATCATCTTAAATGAATCACCTGTAACTAAAAGTGTTCCAAAGGATAATTTAATCGTTACTTTAGAAGATGACGATAGACAAAATATCCCGGGTGATTTCTTTACTTATCAGTTCTATCTGGATAAACGATTTGGCTCCTTATTAGTTATTACTAAAGATGATAAAACTAAACCTCAGACTTTAGATTCACTTTATACCCGAAGTTTCTCATCTAACCCTAAGGAATACTGGACCGAAGACTTAAAAATCATACCCGTAGAGGTGTCAATTAAGGGATTAGTTACTTCGACTACTGGTGAAGGAATTGGTAGTGTTAGCTTAGAGGTAAGGTTAGATGATAAGGTGGTAAAAGAGGTGATGACTAAAGCAGGAGGCACTTATACCATTGATGGATTAATACCAGGGAATAAGTA containing:
- a CDS encoding type II toxin-antitoxin system HicA family toxin translates to MKSKHRKTLQAIFTEPVRANIPWADIESLLVACGAEISEGRGSRIRIALKGVRAVFHRPHPRKETDKGTVISMRRFLTESEVEL
- a CDS encoding type II toxin-antitoxin system HicB family antitoxin, which produces MMEYKGYLGQVEFDSESNIFHGEVINIRDVITFQGKTVEELRKAFEDSIEDYLSFCVERREKPEKPFSGRFTIRLSPEEHRKVILAAEKDRKNIGSWVAEVLSQSARGVGV
- a CDS encoding carboxypeptidase-like regulatory domain-containing protein, producing MLRKILYLSIFIFLLPFLAFGEETTSSIITVGKVYTKWKGFLNIPFWTDASVSFNGISPVTLPKEVTAFQIGLDWRGENETRASQKCTIITRIEAETYPNSGKWTLLFEEANEMIGRGGVIEERPIVTRNIPQEKPEVRYKITVRATMPLGQEQKPEITYLTVLLTSKAYTTYTSIPILPIMLLHDPNGDESYITLQPNTSISHLLSINLAGLEAKIENQQKVFFETQKAKIEINPMSENTVMINFISKEAITSAVSKDPCLIGTGLGDTYVVIKDLPIKFNFSKAFTPLGEEKRAFSCCIVSPQEAGLSPERGFDVVLIPAAALRSYDKECPIFGNWGQLGLDDQMRQQLIEMNIGWDNMVSPEEKDDVIDLGEGYLNFKDQTRKDYTQVYLNKVSFFSEMVIEPYFATTAGIPVSRDKMLTAIILNESPVTKSVPKDNLIVTLEDDDRQNIPGDFFTYQFYLDKRFGSLLVITKDDKTKPQTLDSLYTRSFSSNPKEYWTEDLKIIPVEVSIKGLVTSTTGEGIGSVSLEVRLDDKVVKEVMTKAGGTYTIDGLIPGNKYVLIPNIAGYQCKTIEIEPFSHNELIREINVVLEPIVKEVLPEEKVIVEIPPAPLIPEPVPPKPEIVAEKEISELLVNSNFSSALDGWKLVKIGAGKEMYASVIRNDFTYPYALEIKRTGSNRVRGEMGVRQVLNKDVSGYTQL